A portion of the Corticium candelabrum chromosome 5, ooCorCand1.1, whole genome shotgun sequence genome contains these proteins:
- the LOC134179860 gene encoding uncharacterized protein LOC134179860 isoform X3: MTYSTICEMNDQVSVCIFTALQHQCAVNERLKRTGIQCRQFAKIGDTKLKLCSKPSLCTDKCWYLIPIHRSFNCKDYWHPEDIPWILESFDKLLKFGHVIWMCHRILHDGKWKWIQAQSRVVANQYLDTTVSFVSEEVGKRALMLRGSHERENSSSGVEAYLKKPVPSMSPAYLSDNYSMSEETARFHNSKDAQPLQPNLSDNAQSRNSLFSRSSLRHSLTSQCAPLQQLHKTHCSPAENCFTDTSCRWSCSDCSSTSTMSHGEVDSLFGGFDCLDDDPNLGIESVIVNSNVVKIEFPSWNLHCPTYAMSSGSSVNDSLVTSNQETISDSVSKRHLVDTACISVPPKFTWCPAPTRNLFMDTSHQHFGYFNERQPAPMFSEAVFAEKWNERSHTHSGSVLTDDLRSTDVTTFCSISTCAHHPVYAIQMPNSTPETETDRAIEDVCNEDFGDLQPLTWDWTVGIDVNTALHQDKTTCY, encoded by the exons ATGACATATAGTACTATTTGTGAAATGAATGATCAagtttctgtctgtatctttACTGCTCTGCAACACCAATGTGCTGTAAATGAGAGACTTAAAAGGACTGGAATACAATGCAGACAATTTGCT AAGATTGGTGATACCAAACTCAAACTTTGCAGTAAACCAAGTCTTTGTACAGACAAGTGTTGGTACTTGAT ACCTATTCATCGTAGTTTTAATTGCAAAGACTACTGGCATCCTGAAGATATTCCTTGGATACTGGAGTCATTTGATAAAC TTTTGAAGTTTGGACATGTCATATGGATGTGTCATCGCATTCTCCATGATGGGAAATGGAAGTGGATACAAGCCCAGTCCAGAGTGGTTGCCAATCAATACTTGGATACAACCGTCTCATTTGTCAG TGAGGAAGTCGGCAAGAGAGCACTGATGTTACGAGGTTCCCATGAAAGGGAAAACAGTTCTTCTGGTGTAGAAGCTTATCTAA AAAAGCCTGTACCATCTATGTCCCCTGCTTATTTGTCAGACAATTATTCAATGAGCGAAGAGACTGCTCGGTTTCATAATTCCAAGGATGCTCAGCCATTGCAACCGAATTTGTCTGATAATGCACAAAGTCGGAACTCCCTATTCTCACGCAGCAGTCTCAGACATTCTTTGACTTCACAGTGTGCTCCACTCCAACAACTGCATAAGACCCACTGTTCACCTGCAGAAAATTGTTTTACAGACACTTCTTGTAGGTGGTCTTGTAGTGATTGCTCTTCTACATCTACTATGAGTCATGGAGAGGTGGATTCATTGTTTGGTGGGTTTGACTGTCTCGACGATGACCCAAATCTTGGAATTGAGAGTGTAATTGTCAACAGTAATGTAGTGAAGATTGAATTCCCGTCATGGAATTTACATTGCCCCACATATGCAATGTCTTCAGGGTCCTCTGTTAATGATTCACTAGTAACAAGCAATCAAGAAACTATATCTGACTCTGTGTCAAAGAGACATTTGGTTGACACAGCTTGTATCAGCGTGCCTCCTAAGTTTACATGGTGTCCAGCTCCTACAAGAAATCTGTTTATGGATACGTCACATCAACACTTCGGTTACTTCAACGAACGACAACCAGCTCCTATGTTTAGTGAGGCAGTGTTTGCAGAGAAGTGGAATGAGAGAAGCCACACTCATTCTGGTAGTGTTTTAACTGATGACCTTCGGTCTACTGATGTCACAACTTTTTGTTCTATTTCTACTTGTGCTCATCATCCTGTGTATGCTATTCAAATGCCTAATAGTACTCCTGAAACTGAGACTGATAGAGCTATTGAGGATGTTTGCAACGAAGATTTTGGGGACCTACAACCGTTAACTTGGGATTGGACAGTTGGAATTGACGTCAACACAGCACTTCACCA AGACAAAACTACTTGTTACTAA
- the LOC134179860 gene encoding uncharacterized protein LOC134179860 isoform X2 — MTYSTICEMNDQVSVCIFTALQHQCAVNERLKRTGIQCRQFAIGDTKLKLCSKPSLCTDKCWYLIPIHRSFNCKDYWHPEDIPWILESFDKLLKFGHVIWMCHRILHDGKWKWIQAQSRVVANQYLDTTVSFVSEEVGKRALMLRGSHERENSSSGVEAYLSQQTVASLSLQIDGFSDCYLEKPVPSMSPAYLSDNYSMSEETARFHNSKDAQPLQPNLSDNAQSRNSLFSRSSLRHSLTSQCAPLQQLHKTHCSPAENCFTDTSCRWSCSDCSSTSTMSHGEVDSLFGGFDCLDDDPNLGIESVIVNSNVVKIEFPSWNLHCPTYAMSSGSSVNDSLVTSNQETISDSVSKRHLVDTACISVPPKFTWCPAPTRNLFMDTSHQHFGYFNERQPAPMFSEAVFAEKWNERSHTHSGSVLTDDLRSTDVTTFCSISTCAHHPVYAIQMPNSTPETETDRAIEDVCNEDFGDLQPLTWDWTVGIDVNTALHQDKTTCY, encoded by the exons ATGACATATAGTACTATTTGTGAAATGAATGATCAagtttctgtctgtatctttACTGCTCTGCAACACCAATGTGCTGTAAATGAGAGACTTAAAAGGACTGGAATACAATGCAGACAATTTGCT ATTGGTGATACCAAACTCAAACTTTGCAGTAAACCAAGTCTTTGTACAGACAAGTGTTGGTACTTGAT ACCTATTCATCGTAGTTTTAATTGCAAAGACTACTGGCATCCTGAAGATATTCCTTGGATACTGGAGTCATTTGATAAAC TTTTGAAGTTTGGACATGTCATATGGATGTGTCATCGCATTCTCCATGATGGGAAATGGAAGTGGATACAAGCCCAGTCCAGAGTGGTTGCCAATCAATACTTGGATACAACCGTCTCATTTGTCAG TGAGGAAGTCGGCAAGAGAGCACTGATGTTACGAGGTTCCCATGAAAGGGAAAACAGTTCTTCTGGTGTAGAAGCTTATCTAAGTCAGCAAACAGTTGCATCGCTTTCATTGCAAATAGATGGATTCAGTGATTGTTATCTAGAAAAGCCTGTACCATCTATGTCCCCTGCTTATTTGTCAGACAATTATTCAATGAGCGAAGAGACTGCTCGGTTTCATAATTCCAAGGATGCTCAGCCATTGCAACCGAATTTGTCTGATAATGCACAAAGTCGGAACTCCCTATTCTCACGCAGCAGTCTCAGACATTCTTTGACTTCACAGTGTGCTCCACTCCAACAACTGCATAAGACCCACTGTTCACCTGCAGAAAATTGTTTTACAGACACTTCTTGTAGGTGGTCTTGTAGTGATTGCTCTTCTACATCTACTATGAGTCATGGAGAGGTGGATTCATTGTTTGGTGGGTTTGACTGTCTCGACGATGACCCAAATCTTGGAATTGAGAGTGTAATTGTCAACAGTAATGTAGTGAAGATTGAATTCCCGTCATGGAATTTACATTGCCCCACATATGCAATGTCTTCAGGGTCCTCTGTTAATGATTCACTAGTAACAAGCAATCAAGAAACTATATCTGACTCTGTGTCAAAGAGACATTTGGTTGACACAGCTTGTATCAGCGTGCCTCCTAAGTTTACATGGTGTCCAGCTCCTACAAGAAATCTGTTTATGGATACGTCACATCAACACTTCGGTTACTTCAACGAACGACAACCAGCTCCTATGTTTAGTGAGGCAGTGTTTGCAGAGAAGTGGAATGAGAGAAGCCACACTCATTCTGGTAGTGTTTTAACTGATGACCTTCGGTCTACTGATGTCACAACTTTTTGTTCTATTTCTACTTGTGCTCATCATCCTGTGTATGCTATTCAAATGCCTAATAGTACTCCTGAAACTGAGACTGATAGAGCTATTGAGGATGTTTGCAACGAAGATTTTGGGGACCTACAACCGTTAACTTGGGATTGGACAGTTGGAATTGACGTCAACACAGCACTTCACCA AGACAAAACTACTTGTTACTAA
- the LOC134179860 gene encoding uncharacterized protein LOC134179860 isoform X1, with product MTYSTICEMNDQVSVCIFTALQHQCAVNERLKRTGIQCRQFAKIGDTKLKLCSKPSLCTDKCWYLIPIHRSFNCKDYWHPEDIPWILESFDKLLKFGHVIWMCHRILHDGKWKWIQAQSRVVANQYLDTTVSFVSEEVGKRALMLRGSHERENSSSGVEAYLSQQTVASLSLQIDGFSDCYLEKPVPSMSPAYLSDNYSMSEETARFHNSKDAQPLQPNLSDNAQSRNSLFSRSSLRHSLTSQCAPLQQLHKTHCSPAENCFTDTSCRWSCSDCSSTSTMSHGEVDSLFGGFDCLDDDPNLGIESVIVNSNVVKIEFPSWNLHCPTYAMSSGSSVNDSLVTSNQETISDSVSKRHLVDTACISVPPKFTWCPAPTRNLFMDTSHQHFGYFNERQPAPMFSEAVFAEKWNERSHTHSGSVLTDDLRSTDVTTFCSISTCAHHPVYAIQMPNSTPETETDRAIEDVCNEDFGDLQPLTWDWTVGIDVNTALHQDKTTCY from the exons ATGACATATAGTACTATTTGTGAAATGAATGATCAagtttctgtctgtatctttACTGCTCTGCAACACCAATGTGCTGTAAATGAGAGACTTAAAAGGACTGGAATACAATGCAGACAATTTGCT AAGATTGGTGATACCAAACTCAAACTTTGCAGTAAACCAAGTCTTTGTACAGACAAGTGTTGGTACTTGAT ACCTATTCATCGTAGTTTTAATTGCAAAGACTACTGGCATCCTGAAGATATTCCTTGGATACTGGAGTCATTTGATAAAC TTTTGAAGTTTGGACATGTCATATGGATGTGTCATCGCATTCTCCATGATGGGAAATGGAAGTGGATACAAGCCCAGTCCAGAGTGGTTGCCAATCAATACTTGGATACAACCGTCTCATTTGTCAG TGAGGAAGTCGGCAAGAGAGCACTGATGTTACGAGGTTCCCATGAAAGGGAAAACAGTTCTTCTGGTGTAGAAGCTTATCTAAGTCAGCAAACAGTTGCATCGCTTTCATTGCAAATAGATGGATTCAGTGATTGTTATCTAGAAAAGCCTGTACCATCTATGTCCCCTGCTTATTTGTCAGACAATTATTCAATGAGCGAAGAGACTGCTCGGTTTCATAATTCCAAGGATGCTCAGCCATTGCAACCGAATTTGTCTGATAATGCACAAAGTCGGAACTCCCTATTCTCACGCAGCAGTCTCAGACATTCTTTGACTTCACAGTGTGCTCCACTCCAACAACTGCATAAGACCCACTGTTCACCTGCAGAAAATTGTTTTACAGACACTTCTTGTAGGTGGTCTTGTAGTGATTGCTCTTCTACATCTACTATGAGTCATGGAGAGGTGGATTCATTGTTTGGTGGGTTTGACTGTCTCGACGATGACCCAAATCTTGGAATTGAGAGTGTAATTGTCAACAGTAATGTAGTGAAGATTGAATTCCCGTCATGGAATTTACATTGCCCCACATATGCAATGTCTTCAGGGTCCTCTGTTAATGATTCACTAGTAACAAGCAATCAAGAAACTATATCTGACTCTGTGTCAAAGAGACATTTGGTTGACACAGCTTGTATCAGCGTGCCTCCTAAGTTTACATGGTGTCCAGCTCCTACAAGAAATCTGTTTATGGATACGTCACATCAACACTTCGGTTACTTCAACGAACGACAACCAGCTCCTATGTTTAGTGAGGCAGTGTTTGCAGAGAAGTGGAATGAGAGAAGCCACACTCATTCTGGTAGTGTTTTAACTGATGACCTTCGGTCTACTGATGTCACAACTTTTTGTTCTATTTCTACTTGTGCTCATCATCCTGTGTATGCTATTCAAATGCCTAATAGTACTCCTGAAACTGAGACTGATAGAGCTATTGAGGATGTTTGCAACGAAGATTTTGGGGACCTACAACCGTTAACTTGGGATTGGACAGTTGGAATTGACGTCAACACAGCACTTCACCA AGACAAAACTACTTGTTACTAA
- the LOC134180298 gene encoding uncharacterized protein LOC134180298 has product MRWRGPYSIVSSVGECDYRINVGGKVKIYHVNLLEGFVQRPNRTGGILAYEIRGLFEKVTAAVLETDDCDQSNEEEEQLPWLGTCTAEETYRDVSVGEFLSPAQKSEVKAIIQEFRDIFTDLPGTTRLGSHSVKLTTSEPISCRPYSLPFALRPQEKISC; this is encoded by the coding sequence ATGAGATGGAGAGGGCCGTACTCCATAGTTTCTTCCGTAGGAGAGTGTGATTACAGGATTAATGTGGGTGGCAAAGTGAAGATCTACCACGTCAATCTACTCGAGGGATTTGTTCAACGTCCAAATCGAACAGGTGGGATTCTCGCCTATGAGATCAGGGGATTGTTCGAGAAAGTCACCGCTGCGGTTCTTGAGACAGATGACTGTGACCAGTCCAATGAGGAAGAGGAGCAGTTACCGTGGCTGGGCACCTGTACGGCTGAAGAAACGTATAGAGATGTGAGTGTTGGGGAGTTCTTATCACCTGCTCAGAAGTCAGAGGTTAAGGCCATCATTCAAGAGTTCCGAGATATATTCACCGATCTGCCAGGCACGACCAGACTGGGAAGTCATTCTGTCAAGCTCACGACATCGGAGCCTATTTCCTGTAGACCTTACTCTCTACCATTTGCCctaaggccacaagaaaaaatCAGTTGTTGA
- the LOC134179572 gene encoding uncharacterized protein LOC134179572 produces MMERLIELGEKMNLEGEKLHEFVHEQQAIEREERATERGERAKAIEREERATEREEREREREMRRLQLETEERSAKEELEFRKLELERKSSTKETTGDAEMKPEVVAKAKLPKLLPFQDGKDDLDSYLQWFERYARTSGWAEDQWAPALSTLLTGKALEAYSRMSDAVATDYGQLREALFRRYDLTEDGYRLRFRRSRPEPGESPEQFIHRLRSYLGKWMTMSRTMNTAVSVKDLFI; encoded by the coding sequence ATGATGGAGCGACTGATTGAATTAGGAGAGAAAATGAACTTGGAAGGCGAGAAGTTGCATGAGTTTGTCCATGAACAGCAAGCCATTGAACGAGAAGAGAGAGCCACTGAACGAGGAGAGAGAGCTAAAGCCATTGAACGAGAAGAGAGAGCCACTGAAcgagaagagagagagagggagagggagatgAGGAGATTGCAGTTagagacagaagaaagaaGCGCAAAGGAGGAGCTGGAGTTCCGAAAATTGGAGCTGGAGAGGAAGAGCAGCACGAAAGAAACAACAGGAGATGCCGAAATGAAACCAGAAGTCGTCGCGAAAGCAAAGCTGCCAAAGCTGCTGCCATTCCAAGACGGTAAAGACGATTTGGATAGCTATCTGCAGTGGTTCGAGCGATATGCCAGGACCAGTGGCTGGGCAGAAGACCAATGGGCGCCAGCGCTCAGCACATTATTGACAGGTAAGGCTCTTGAGGCGTATTCGCGAATGTCGGATGCTGTGGCGACTGACTATGGACAGCTTCGAGAAGCCTTATTCAGACGGTATGACTTGACAGAAGACGGGTACCGATTGCGATTCAGACGCAGCCGCCCTGAGCCAGGAGAAAGTCCAGAGCAGTTCATTCATCGATTACGCAGTTACCTCGGTAAGTGGATGACCATGTCCCGGACGATGAATACGGCCGTGTCTGTTAAGGATTTGTTTATATAA